In one Streptomyces sp. NBC_01288 genomic region, the following are encoded:
- a CDS encoding ABC-F family ATP-binding cassette domain-containing protein, translating into MGHLEAAHLEYYLPDGRPLLGDVSFRVGEGAVVALVGPNGAGKTTLLRLISGELKPHGGTVTVSGGLGVMRQFVGSVRDETTVRDLLVSVAPPRIREVAAEVDKAEHGIMTVDDEAAQLAYAQALSDWAEVHGYEFETLWDMCTMAALGVPYDKAQFRQVGTLSGGEQKRLVLEALLRGSEEVLLLDEPDNYLDVPGKRWLEERLKETRKTVLFVSHDRELLARAAEKIVSVEPSPTGADAWVHGAGFATYHEARRERFARFEELRRRWDEKHAQLKKLVLNLRQAASISHELASRYAAAQTRLRKFEEAGPPPEPPREQDISMRIKGGRTGVRAVTCKGLELTGLMKPFDLEVFYGERVAVLGSNGSGKSHFLRLLAGEEVKHTGEWKLGARVVPGHFAQTHAHPELQGRTLLDILWKEHAQAQGPAMSRLRRYELTGQAEQSFDRLSGGQQARFQILLLELQGVTALLLDEPTDNLDLESAEALQEGLEAFDGTVLSVTHDRWFARSFDRYLVFGSDGKVRETTEPVWDERRVERAR; encoded by the coding sequence ATGGGACATCTGGAAGCCGCACACCTTGAGTACTACCTCCCCGACGGGAGGCCGCTGCTCGGCGATGTGTCCTTCCGGGTCGGCGAAGGCGCCGTGGTCGCCCTGGTCGGGCCCAACGGCGCCGGCAAGACGACCCTGCTGCGGCTGATCTCCGGCGAGCTGAAACCGCACGGCGGCACCGTCACCGTGAGCGGCGGCCTGGGCGTGATGCGCCAGTTCGTGGGCTCCGTACGCGACGAGACGACCGTACGGGACCTGCTCGTGTCGGTCGCCCCGCCCCGTATCCGCGAGGTCGCCGCCGAGGTCGACAAGGCCGAGCACGGCATCATGACCGTCGACGACGAGGCGGCCCAACTCGCCTACGCGCAGGCCCTGTCCGACTGGGCCGAGGTGCACGGCTACGAGTTCGAGACCCTGTGGGACATGTGCACCATGGCCGCGCTCGGAGTGCCGTACGACAAGGCGCAGTTCCGGCAGGTCGGCACGCTCTCCGGGGGTGAGCAGAAGCGGCTCGTGCTGGAGGCGCTGCTGCGCGGCAGCGAAGAGGTGCTGCTGCTCGACGAGCCGGACAACTACCTTGACGTGCCCGGAAAGCGGTGGCTTGAGGAGCGGCTCAAGGAGACCCGCAAGACGGTCCTGTTCGTCTCCCACGACCGTGAACTCCTCGCCCGTGCCGCCGAGAAGATCGTCTCCGTGGAGCCCTCGCCGACCGGCGCCGACGCCTGGGTGCACGGCGCCGGCTTCGCCACCTACCACGAGGCCCGGCGCGAACGCTTCGCCCGTTTCGAGGAGTTGCGCCGCCGCTGGGACGAGAAGCACGCCCAGTTGAAGAAGCTCGTCCTGAACCTCCGTCAGGCGGCCTCCATCAGCCACGAGTTGGCGTCCCGCTACGCCGCCGCCCAGACCCGCCTGCGCAAGTTCGAGGAGGCGGGCCCGCCCCCCGAGCCGCCGCGCGAGCAGGACATCAGCATGCGCATCAAGGGCGGCCGCACGGGCGTAAGGGCCGTCACCTGCAAGGGACTTGAACTGACGGGCCTGATGAAGCCCTTCGACCTTGAGGTCTTCTACGGCGAACGCGTCGCCGTCCTCGGCTCCAACGGCTCGGGCAAGTCCCACTTCCTGCGGCTCCTCGCCGGCGAGGAGGTGAAGCACACGGGGGAGTGGAAGCTCGGCGCGCGTGTCGTTCCCGGGCACTTCGCGCAGACCCACGCCCACCCCGAACTCCAGGGCCGCACCCTCCTCGACATCCTGTGGAAGGAGCACGCGCAGGCCCAGGGCCCCGCGATGTCCCGACTGCGCCGCTACGAGCTGACCGGCCAGGCCGAGCAGAGCTTCGACCGGCTGTCCGGGGGGCAGCAGGCGCGTTTCCAGATCCTGTTGCTGGAACTCCAGGGCGTGACGGCCCTGCTTCTCGACGAGCCGACCGACAACCTCGACCTGGAGTCCGCTGAGGCTCTTCAGGAGGGGCTTGAAGCGTTCGACGGGACGGTGCTCTCCGTCACGCACGACCGGTGGTTCGCCCGGTCCTTCGACCGGTATCTGGTCTTCGGCAGCGACGGCAAGGTTCGCGAGACGACCGAGCCGGTGTGGGACGAGCGGCGGGTGGAGCGCGCGCGGTAG
- a CDS encoding RNA polymerase sigma factor SigF — protein MPTRTNRPARTSTRTKRHSHHDAPDTAEAFRTLAALPPGPRHDTVREHIVEAWLPMADRLAGRFRNRGESAEDLRQVAALGLVKAVDRYDPERGNAFESYAVPTITGEIKRHFRDHMWTLHVPRRVQDLRNRVRVAGQELAQTMQGRRPTVAEIAAHAGLSEEEVRVGLEALESFSVLSLDAVASGGSDGYSLSDVLGAADPALDVVVDREAVKPRLAALPQRDREILYLRFFGDMTQSRIAERFGISQMHVSRLISRCCLRIRQQVLEDAAA, from the coding sequence ATGCCTACTCGGACCAATCGGCCTGCCCGCACGAGCACGCGCACGAAACGCCATTCCCATCACGACGCCCCCGACACCGCCGAGGCGTTCCGCACGCTGGCCGCGCTGCCGCCCGGCCCGCGGCACGACACCGTCCGCGAACACATCGTCGAGGCGTGGCTGCCCATGGCCGACCGGCTCGCGGGGCGGTTCCGCAACCGGGGTGAGAGCGCGGAGGACTTACGCCAGGTCGCTGCCCTCGGGCTGGTGAAGGCCGTCGACCGGTACGACCCCGAGCGCGGGAACGCGTTCGAGAGCTATGCCGTGCCGACGATCACCGGGGAGATCAAACGGCACTTCCGGGATCACATGTGGACCTTGCATGTGCCTCGGCGGGTGCAGGATCTTCGGAACCGGGTGCGGGTTGCCGGGCAGGAGCTTGCCCAGACCATGCAGGGGCGGCGGCCTACCGTGGCGGAGATCGCCGCGCATGCGGGTCTCTCCGAGGAGGAGGTGCGGGTGGGGCTTGAGGCGTTGGAGAGTTTCAGTGTGTTGTCCCTCGACGCGGTTGCCTCCGGCGGTTCGGACGGGTATTCGCTGAGCGACGTTCTCGGGGCCGCTGATCCGGCGCTGGACGTCGTCGTAGATAGGGAGGCCGTGAAGCCTCGGCTTGCCGCGTTGCCCCAGCGGGATCGGGAGATCTTGTACCTGCGGTTCTTCGGGGACATGACGCAGAGCCGGATCGCTGAGCGGTTCGGGATTTCGCAGATGCATGTGTCCCGGTTGATCAGTCGGTGTTGTCTTCGGATCCGGCAGCAGGTTCTGGAGGATGCGGCCGCTTAG
- a CDS encoding aminotransferase class I/II-fold pyridoxal phosphate-dependent enzyme yields the protein MRQADAVGQGPVRYGPVFPDDGLPVLPELAAVLAAAASRTEEQPVGGAPVLLDAACGYFERRGLPADPARVAAAPGAPALLVALTAALGGDVLVPRPCAAWWAPYARLLGRSVFHVGTPAECGGVPDPYALLETVRRVRDEGGDPRLLVLSVADDPTATVAPPEVMHETVEAAAAEGLHLVSDETWRDTLHTPRDTMLLSPAEMLPDKVTVVTDLAGALLPSGWPAAVARFPEGRAGQALRARVLDVLTALGARVAAPVAAAAGHALGEPPPVLARRDSAVRLHARVAAAVHAGVTGAGAFSRPPQAGRHLYVDLGPLRHALTPQGVGDAQDLEEFLTARLGMPAPGGHRFGDDLGALRVRLSTGPLLGRTDAERAECLTSPLPLELPHVQRALMSLRSIFDDLRDDAQRWEPPR from the coding sequence ATGCGGCAGGCGGACGCGGTAGGCCAGGGGCCTGTGCGTTACGGTCCGGTGTTTCCCGATGACGGGCTCCCGGTATTGCCGGAACTGGCCGCCGTGCTCGCCGCCGCCGCGTCCCGTACCGAGGAACAGCCGGTGGGCGGAGCTCCCGTACTGCTGGACGCCGCTTGCGGTTACTTCGAACGCCGTGGCCTGCCCGCCGACCCCGCCCGCGTGGCCGCCGCCCCGGGTGCCCCCGCGCTGCTGGTCGCGCTGACCGCCGCGCTCGGCGGTGACGTACTCGTCCCCAGACCCTGCGCCGCCTGGTGGGCGCCGTACGCGCGGCTGTTGGGCAGATCCGTGTTCCATGTGGGCACCCCGGCCGAGTGCGGCGGGGTGCCCGATCCGTACGCGCTGCTGGAGACCGTGCGCCGGGTCCGGGACGAGGGCGGTGACCCGCGGCTGCTCGTCCTCTCGGTGGCCGACGACCCGACCGCGACCGTGGCGCCGCCCGAGGTCATGCACGAGACCGTCGAGGCCGCCGCGGCCGAGGGGCTGCACCTGGTCAGCGACGAGACCTGGCGCGACACCCTGCACACACCGCGCGACACCATGTTGCTCAGCCCCGCCGAGATGCTGCCCGACAAGGTCACCGTCGTCACCGACCTGGCCGGCGCGCTCCTCCCGTCCGGCTGGCCCGCCGCCGTCGCCCGCTTCCCCGAAGGTCGTGCCGGGCAGGCGCTACGCGCGCGCGTGCTCGACGTCCTCACCGCACTCGGCGCCCGCGTCGCAGCGCCGGTCGCCGCCGCGGCCGGCCACGCCCTCGGCGAACCCCCGCCCGTCCTCGCCCGCCGCGACAGCGCCGTACGCCTGCACGCGCGCGTGGCCGCCGCCGTCCACGCCGGCGTCACCGGGGCGGGCGCCTTCTCCAGGCCGCCGCAGGCGGGACGTCATCTGTACGTCGACCTCGGGCCGTTGCGCCATGCGCTGACCCCGCAGGGAGTGGGCGACGCGCAGGACCTGGAGGAGTTCCTCACCGCCCGGCTCGGCATGCCCGCGCCGGGCGGCCACCGGTTCGGCGACGACCTGGGCGCGCTGCGGGTACGGCTGTCCACCGGGCCACTGCTGGGCCGAACCGACGCGGAACGCGCGGAATGTCTCACGTCACCCTTGCCGTTGGAACTGCCACACGTGCAACGCGCGTTGATGTCCTTGAGGTCGATCTTCGACGATCTCCGCGACGACGCTCAGCGATGGGAGCCTCCTCGATGA
- a CDS encoding MBL fold metallo-hydrolase: protein MTQQSESTTDSSTAMREAAAPTSPFTPSSPPLAEPRPLGERRVWPRTFHDRLTAPLPGLNAYARFAREGSVRPRPEGLADIPQLPFAPEPLPQVDALTVAVTWAGHASWVVQIGGLTILTDPVWSRRILGTPARITPVGVAWEALPPIDAVVISHNHYDHLDAPTLRRLPRHTPVFAPAGLGSWFRRRRFTHVTELDWWEAAQLDGVRLDFVPAHHWSKRSLTDTCRSLWGGWVLTAPDGQRVYFAGDTGYGHWFSRIGHRYPGIDLALLPIGAYDPRWWLSDVHCDPEEAVRAVQDLGAQRMAPMHWGTFVLSAEPVLEPLTRVRAAWEKAELAREDLWDLPVGASRVLDQMP from the coding sequence ATGACGCAGCAGTCCGAGTCGACCACCGACAGCAGTACGGCCATGCGCGAAGCGGCCGCTCCGACGTCCCCGTTCACCCCCTCGTCCCCGCCCCTCGCCGAGCCCCGCCCCCTCGGTGAGCGACGCGTATGGCCCCGCACCTTCCACGACCGGCTCACCGCCCCGCTCCCCGGCCTCAACGCCTACGCCCGCTTCGCCCGCGAGGGTTCGGTGCGACCCCGCCCGGAGGGCCTCGCCGACATCCCCCAACTCCCGTTCGCCCCCGAGCCGTTGCCCCAGGTGGACGCCCTGACCGTCGCCGTCACCTGGGCGGGGCACGCCAGTTGGGTGGTACAGATCGGCGGCCTGACCATCCTCACCGACCCGGTCTGGTCCCGCCGCATCCTCGGCACCCCGGCCCGGATCACCCCCGTAGGCGTCGCCTGGGAAGCACTCCCGCCCATCGACGCCGTCGTCATCAGCCACAACCACTACGACCACCTCGACGCCCCCACCCTGCGCCGACTCCCGCGCCACACCCCGGTGTTCGCACCGGCGGGCCTCGGCAGCTGGTTCAGACGCCGCAGATTCACGCACGTCACCGAGCTCGACTGGTGGGAAGCGGCCCAACTCGACGGCGTCCGCCTCGACTTCGTCCCCGCCCACCACTGGTCCAAGCGCAGCCTCACCGACACCTGCCGTTCCCTGTGGGGCGGTTGGGTCCTGACAGCACCCGACGGCCAACGCGTCTACTTCGCCGGCGACACGGGCTACGGCCACTGGTTCTCCCGAATCGGCCACCGCTACCCGGGAATCGACCTGGCCCTCCTCCCCATCGGCGCCTACGACCCCCGCTGGTGGCTCAGCGACGTCCACTGCGACCCCGAGGAGGCGGTGCGGGCGGTGCAGGATCTGGGGGCGCAACGGATGGCCCCCATGCACTGGGGCACCTTCGTCCTGTCGGCGGAACCGGTCCTGGAACCCCTGACGCGGGTCAGGGCGGCCTGGGAGAAGGCCGAGCTGGCCCGCGAAGACCTGTGGGACTTGCCGGTGGGAGCTTCAAGAGTGCTGGACCAGATGCCTTAG
- a CDS encoding DUF6158 family protein, translating to MTGVDPARLDDAQLMKELETIHRTRHDTLLYGSNDALRAHNDRMAGLEGEYLRRHPRRLVAPGRTRQGARERE from the coding sequence ATGACCGGAGTCGACCCTGCGCGCCTGGACGATGCTCAGCTCATGAAGGAGCTGGAGACCATCCACCGCACGCGCCACGACACCCTGCTGTACGGCTCGAACGACGCGCTGCGCGCCCACAACGACCGTATGGCCGGACTGGAGGGCGAGTATCTGCGCCGCCATCCGCGTCGCCTCGTGGCCCCCGGCCGTACCCGGCAGGGGGCACGCGAGCGGGAGTGA
- a CDS encoding histidine phosphatase family protein, with protein MRLILIRHGQTTANVDYRLDTAIPGADLTDLGRRQAAALPEALADEDIEALYASTLIRTQHTAAPLAAARGLDVRVRDGIRELTAGDLEMLPGDTEPGHEYMRIVFAWAAGDTELRMPGGESGTEALARYDGVIAEAADSGARTVAMISHGAAIRMWTSARADNIDVDFAAARPLDNTGIVILDGSPADGWKALSWEGALVGAAAPDTDGGPTGQPLDEDQKP; from the coding sequence ATGCGCCTGATCCTCATCCGCCACGGCCAGACCACGGCCAACGTGGACTACCGCCTCGACACGGCCATACCCGGCGCGGACCTGACCGACCTGGGCCGCCGCCAGGCCGCAGCCCTCCCCGAGGCCCTCGCCGACGAGGACATCGAGGCCCTCTACGCCTCCACCCTGATCCGCACCCAGCACACCGCGGCCCCGCTGGCCGCCGCCCGCGGCCTCGACGTACGCGTCCGCGACGGCATCCGGGAGCTGACCGCCGGTGACCTGGAGATGCTGCCCGGAGACACCGAGCCCGGCCACGAGTACATGCGGATCGTGTTCGCGTGGGCGGCCGGTGACACGGAGCTGCGGATGCCGGGCGGCGAGAGCGGCACCGAGGCCCTCGCCCGCTACGACGGCGTGATCGCGGAGGCCGCCGACAGCGGCGCCCGCACCGTCGCCATGATCAGCCACGGCGCCGCGATCCGGATGTGGACGTCCGCCCGCGCCGACAACATCGACGTGGACTTCGCCGCCGCCCGCCCCCTCGACAACACCGGCATCGTGATCCTGGACGGCTCCCCGGCCGACGGCTGGAAGGCCCTGTCCTGGGAAGGCGCCCTGGTCGGGGCGGCCGCACCGGACACGGACGGCGGCCCGACCGGACAGCCGCTCGACGAGGACCAGAAGCCCTAG
- a CDS encoding DedA family protein codes for MSWIAAATATTSPESAQQAIGYPTLFLLVLFGALVPVIPTGALVSSAAVVAFHQTAPFAMALVFVTASLAAFLGDVALYWLGRRGMGSKNGSRWLEAIRRRAPEERLAQAQAKLADHGVAVLVLSRLVPAGRIPVMLACLMAEWPIRRFARGNAPACLAWAVTYQLIGILGGSLFPEPWEGVVAAVVLTVVISVAPSLWRRVRAAS; via the coding sequence GTGAGCTGGATCGCGGCCGCTACGGCCACGACATCGCCCGAATCCGCTCAACAGGCCATCGGTTACCCGACGTTGTTCCTGCTGGTGCTGTTCGGAGCGCTGGTGCCGGTGATTCCGACGGGGGCGCTGGTGAGTTCGGCGGCCGTGGTCGCGTTTCACCAGACGGCGCCGTTCGCGATGGCGCTGGTGTTTGTTACGGCTTCGCTCGCCGCGTTTCTCGGGGACGTCGCGCTGTACTGGCTGGGGCGGCGGGGGATGGGGTCGAAGAACGGGTCGCGGTGGCTGGAGGCGATCCGGCGGCGGGCGCCGGAGGAGCGGCTCGCGCAGGCGCAGGCGAAGTTGGCCGACCATGGGGTGGCCGTGCTGGTGTTGTCCCGGCTGGTGCCGGCCGGGCGTATTCCGGTGATGTTGGCCTGCCTCATGGCGGAGTGGCCGATCCGCCGGTTCGCCCGGGGGAATGCGCCCGCGTGTCTGGCGTGGGCGGTGACGTACCAGCTGATCGGCATCCTTGGTGGCTCACTGTTCCCCGAGCCTTGGGAGGGTGTGGTGGCGGCGGTTGTGTTGACTGTGGTGATCAGTGTGGCGCCTAGTTTGTGGCGGCGGGTTCGGGCTGCCAGTTGA
- a CDS encoding bifunctional phosphatase PAP2/diacylglycerol kinase family protein: MSPDVDLTVPLPGRHALREWLLSLDSRLFEVAADRNWPAGEPVLPRLSRSANHGVLWFATAAAVAASRTPRARRAAARGIASLSLASLAINTIGKRSVRRPRPVLDPVPLGRQLKRQPITTSFPSGHAASAAAFATGVALESPAWGAVVAPIAFSVAMSRVYTGVHFPSDVVAGAALGACAAFAVRGMVPTRGQFVPPARVRAEVPALEDGEGLVMVVNSASGSADRADALTDFLPGAEVIACQPADIHAELEKAATRARVLGVCGGDGTVNAAARVALRHDLPLAVLPGGTLNHFAYDLGVEGPRDLSKAIRQGDAVRVDVGRFRSGATRGIFLNTLSLGVYPELVRERERWAPRIGGWPAGVLAALWVLRADRHPLEAEVGGRTRPLWMLFAGNGTYHRKGVASGRRVDLADGRLDIRIVHGGRRPALRLLAAALAGPFTRSPAHAASQVHRLRLSGLAPGTLLAYDGEVTDVKGELTLEEQPEALTVYRPLTESLITRQSTS, from the coding sequence ATGAGCCCTGACGTCGACCTCACGGTCCCCCTCCCCGGCCGCCACGCCCTGCGCGAATGGCTGCTTTCGCTCGACTCGCGCCTCTTCGAGGTGGCCGCCGACCGGAACTGGCCCGCGGGTGAGCCCGTGCTGCCGCGGCTGAGCCGGAGTGCCAATCACGGCGTGCTGTGGTTCGCCACGGCCGCCGCGGTGGCCGCCAGCCGTACGCCGCGCGCCCGCCGGGCCGCCGCTCGGGGCATCGCCTCCCTGTCCCTGGCCTCCCTCGCGATCAACACGATCGGCAAGCGGAGCGTGCGCCGCCCCCGGCCCGTCCTGGACCCCGTCCCGCTGGGCCGGCAGCTGAAGCGGCAGCCGATCACCACCTCGTTCCCGTCGGGTCACGCGGCGTCGGCGGCTGCCTTCGCCACCGGCGTCGCCCTGGAGTCCCCGGCCTGGGGCGCGGTCGTGGCGCCGATCGCGTTCTCGGTCGCCATGTCCCGCGTGTACACCGGCGTCCACTTCCCGAGCGATGTCGTGGCGGGTGCCGCCCTGGGCGCGTGCGCGGCGTTCGCGGTGCGCGGCATGGTGCCGACCCGCGGGCAGTTCGTGCCGCCGGCCCGTGTCCGCGCCGAGGTCCCGGCGCTGGAGGACGGCGAGGGCCTGGTCATGGTGGTCAACTCGGCCTCGGGCAGCGCGGACCGGGCGGACGCGCTGACGGACTTCCTGCCCGGCGCGGAGGTCATCGCCTGCCAACCCGCGGACATACACGCCGAGTTGGAGAAGGCGGCGACCCGCGCCCGGGTCCTCGGGGTGTGCGGCGGCGACGGCACGGTCAACGCGGCGGCGCGGGTCGCGCTGCGCCACGACCTGCCCCTCGCCGTCCTCCCTGGGGGCACCCTCAACCACTTCGCCTACGACCTCGGCGTGGAGGGCCCGCGCGACCTGAGCAAGGCGATCAGGCAGGGCGACGCCGTCCGCGTGGACGTCGGCCGGTTCAGGTCCGGCGCCACCCGGGGCATCTTCCTCAACACCCTGAGCCTGGGCGTCTATCCGGAGCTGGTGCGCGAGCGGGAGCGCTGGGCGCCCCGGATCGGCGGCTGGCCCGCGGGCGTGCTCGCGGCGCTGTGGGTGCTGCGCGCGGACCGGCACCCGCTGGAGGCCGAAGTCGGCGGCCGTACCCGCCCGTTGTGGATGCTGTTCGCCGGCAACGGCACCTACCACCGCAAGGGGGTCGCCTCCGGCCGCCGCGTCGACCTGGCGGACGGGCGTCTCGACATCCGGATCGTGCACGGCGGCCGCAGGCCGGCCCTGCGCCTGCTCGCGGCGGCGCTGGCGGGCCCGTTCACCCGCTCCCCCGCCCACGCGGCGTCCCAGGTGCACCGCCTGCGCCTGAGCGGTCTGGCCCCCGGAACGCTGCTCGCGTACGACGGTGAAGTCACCGATGTCAAGGGAGAGTTGACGCTGGAGGAGCAGCCCGAGGCACTGACGGTGTACCGCCCCCTGACGGAGTCTCTGATCACCCGTCAGTCCACATCGTAA
- a CDS encoding class I SAM-dependent methyltransferase codes for MPKPQETAVYTHGHHESVLRSHTQRTAANSAAYLLGSLKPHMKILDIGCGPGTITADLAALVPDGHVTGVDHAPGILDQARATAAQRGLTNVDFAVADVHALDYPDDTFCVVHAHQVLQHVGDPVQALREMVRVTKPGGFIAARDADYAVMTWYPEVAGLDDWLDLYRRVARANGGEPDAGRRLKSWALRAGLTDVTATSSTWTFHTPDERAWWSGLWADRTVASSYAGVATEGGHATTEQLAAVAEAWREWGKQEDGWFAVLHGEILGRKEV; via the coding sequence ATGCCGAAGCCGCAGGAGACCGCCGTCTACACGCACGGGCACCACGAGTCCGTGCTGCGTTCGCACACCCAGCGGACCGCCGCCAACTCCGCGGCCTACCTGCTCGGTTCGCTCAAGCCCCACATGAAGATCCTGGACATCGGCTGCGGCCCCGGCACCATCACCGCCGACCTGGCGGCGCTGGTCCCGGACGGCCATGTCACCGGCGTCGACCACGCGCCGGGCATCCTGGACCAGGCCCGTGCCACAGCCGCCCAACGCGGCCTGACGAACGTCGACTTCGCGGTCGCCGACGTGCACGCGCTGGACTATCCGGACGACACGTTCTGTGTGGTCCACGCCCATCAGGTGCTCCAGCACGTGGGCGACCCGGTGCAGGCGCTGCGGGAGATGGTCCGGGTGACCAAGCCGGGCGGGTTCATCGCCGCCCGCGACGCGGACTACGCGGTGATGACCTGGTACCCGGAAGTAGCAGGGCTGGACGACTGGCTGGACCTGTACCGCCGGGTGGCCCGCGCCAACGGCGGTGAGCCGGATGCCGGACGCCGTCTCAAATCATGGGCACTGCGGGCGGGGCTGACGGACGTCACGGCCACCTCCAGCACCTGGACGTTCCACACTCCGGACGAGCGGGCCTGGTGGAGCGGCCTGTGGGCGGACCGTACCGTCGCGTCCTCGTACGCGGGGGTCGCCACCGAGGGCGGCCATGCGACCACCGAGCAGCTGGCCGCCGTGGCGGAGGCGTGGCGGGAGTGGGGGAAGCAGGAGGACGGCTGGTTCGCCGTGCTGCACGGGGAGATCCTCGGCCGCAAGGAGGTCTGA